A segment of the Manihot esculenta cultivar AM560-2 chromosome 13, M.esculenta_v8, whole genome shotgun sequence genome:
GGAGCATTTCTGGTTATGAAGATGGCTCTCCAGTTGTATGGCTTACAACAGATATTGCTGATTATGATTGCCTAAAACCTGCAAGCAGCTACAAAAAGTTCTATGACCATTTCTTCGAAAAGGCTCATGTTTGTATAGAGGTGTACAAGAAACTGTCAAAATCATCTGGAGGGAATCCTGACCTCGCTCTTGATGAGTTGCTTGCAGGGGTTGTTCGATCAATGATTGGGAGCAAGTGTTTTTCAGGTGCAGCATCTATTAAGGATTTTGTCATTTCTCAGGGTGAATTCATTTATAACCAACTAATAGGATTGGATGAGACCTCAAAGAAGAATGACCAGAAATTTGCAGGCTTGCCTGTTCTTCTTGCCTTGAAAGGCAAGAGTCGCGAGCATGGAAACTTTGTACTGGCAAAAGCAGCAAGCTCTGGTGGGAATTTGATGATATGCCCAAAAGTTGGAGACACAGAATCAAATGTGCTACTGTCTAATTCATCCTTCAGTGGAGCCGAGGAGGATGAAGATGCAAAATTGGCAAGACTTTTGCAAGAAGAAGAGTATTGGCAATCCACtaagaagcaaaagaaaaatCAGGGTTCAGCTTCATCAACAAATACAGTctacataaaaataaatgaagatgAGATTGCTAATGACTACCCTTTGCCTGTGTTCTACAAACATTCTGATGAAGAAATTGATGAATATGTGGCTATTGACAGTGATGAGCACATCATGGTCGACCCTGATGATCTTCCTAAAAAAATGCTCCATAATTGGTCACTTTATAACTCCGATTCAAGGTTGATTTCCTTGGAGCTTCTTCCTATGAAACCTTGCGAGGATATAGATGTCACCATATTTGGGTCAGGAAGGATGACTGAAGATGATGGAAGTGGATTCTGCCTTGATAATGGTACTGATCAGTCTTCCTCAGGGTGTTCAGGAGCACAGGATGATGTGGGCTTGCCAATCTTTTTGAGTGCAATAAAGGAGTGGATGATTGAATTTGGGTCTTCAATGGTTTTCATATCTATCCGCACTGACATGGCCTGGTATTATTCATGTTCTCTCATAATCATAAATGAACAGTGTTTTTTTCCTGTTGTGAATTAGTCATGAATTGTTTCTGATGGTGTTAAGTGTATGATTCCCCCCCTTGTTTTCAGGTATAGACTTGGAAGGCCATCAAAGCAATATTCTCCATGGTATAAACCAGTTCTGAAAACAGCCAAACTTGCgagaagcatcattacattGTTGAAAGAGCAAAGCCGAGTGTCCCGGCTTTCTTTTGCAGATGTAATCAGGAAAGTATCTGAGTTCAAAAAAGATGATCACGGTTACATTTCTCATGACTCAGCAACTGTTAAGAGATATGTGGTTGTGCATGGGCAGATAATACTACAGCTTTTTGCTGAATTTCCTGATGAAAAGATAAAGAAATGTGCATTTGTTGTTGGTCTTACAAGTGAGATGGAGGATAGACACCATACCAAATGGGTggtgaacaaaaaaaaaattatgcagaAGATTCAACCAAATTTAAATCCGCGAGCAGCAATGGGCTGTACAGGCCCTGTGCTTTCCAAGAGGAAGGTCATGCAGGCAACAACAACAAGGCTGATTAACAGAATCTGGGGTGAGTACTACTCTAATTACTCCCCAGAGGATCTGAAAGAGGAGACCAATTATGAAGCAAAAGAGGAGGATTGCATTGAGGAGCAAGAGGAAAATGAAGATGATGCTGAAGAGGAGACTCCATTAATTTCAGAGAATACACAAAAGCCTTGCTTGGTGTCATCACGGACCAAATCAAACTATTCAAGGGATGAGGTACAATGGGATGGGAATCCTGTAGGTGTAACATATTCTGGTGAAGCTATTTATAAGTGCGCAGTTGTTCGTGGAGAGATGATTGCTGTGGGAGGTGCTGTTTTAGTGGATCTTAATGAATCAAATGAATTTCCTGAAATCTATTTTGTAGAGTACATGTTTGAAGCTTCGGATGGAAGCAAAATGTTTCATGGGAGAATGATGCAGCAGGGATCCCAGACAGTTCTTGGCAATGCAGCCAATGAGAGGGAGGTTTTCTTAAGAAATGAGTGTGCAAATTATGACTTGCAGGATGTCAAACAGGCAATTGCAGTGGAAGTTCGGAAAATGCCTTGGGGATATCATCACAGGAAAGATAATGACAATGCTGATAAAATTGATAGAGCAAGAGCAGAAGAGAGGAAAAGGAAAGGATTGCCACCAGAGTATTACTGCAAAAGTTTGTATTGGCCTGAGAGAGGTGCATTTTTCAGTCTCCCGCTTGATACAATGGGTCTTGGGTCTGGTGTCTGCTACTCTtgcaaaataaaagaagttaatATGGAAAAGGACATTTTCAAAGTGAACTCTTCTAGGACTGGATTTGTATATATTGGGACCGAGTATTCTGTTCATGATTTTGTCTATGTAAGTCCAAATCATTTTTCCGTTGAAAGGGAGACTGAAATTTTTAAGGGTGGAAGGAACGTAGGGCTGAAGGCTTATGTTGTGTGCCAGTTGCTGGAGATCATTGTCCAAAAGGAACTGCAACAAGCTGAAGCAAGATCCACCAGGGTTAAGGTCCGAAGGTTTTTCAGACCAGAGGACATCTCATCTGAGAAGGCATATTGTTCGGACATTCGCGAGGTAAAACTAAGGATTTTATGGCGTAATTA
Coding sequences within it:
- the LOC110630157 gene encoding DNA (cytosine-5)-methyltransferase 1, which codes for MGSAALLDSVDENSDSESGMKKNKGKTKSSVSSASKVLTSREKVKKRNCSHRKEEVAVSWKRPKRAAACTDFKEKSIHLSEKISVLELKNDQFADEEIIAIHLTHEQDEGRPNRRLADFVVHDANGTPQPLEMIEVDDMFISGLILPLEEGPEREKEKRVRCEGFGRIEGWSISGYEDGSPVVWLTTDIADYDCLKPASSYKKFYDHFFEKAHVCIEVYKKLSKSSGGNPDLALDELLAGVVRSMIGSKCFSGAASIKDFVISQGEFIYNQLIGLDETSKKNDQKFAGLPVLLALKGKSREHGNFVLAKAASSGGNLMICPKVGDTESNVLLSNSSFSGAEEDEDAKLARLLQEEEYWQSTKKQKKNQGSASSTNTVYIKINEDEIANDYPLPVFYKHSDEEIDEYVAIDSDEHIMVDPDDLPKKMLHNWSLYNSDSRLISLELLPMKPCEDIDVTIFGSGRMTEDDGSGFCLDNGTDQSSSGCSGAQDDVGLPIFLSAIKEWMIEFGSSMVFISIRTDMAWYRLGRPSKQYSPWYKPVLKTAKLARSIITLLKEQSRVSRLSFADVIRKVSEFKKDDHGYISHDSATVKRYVVVHGQIILQLFAEFPDEKIKKCAFVVGLTSEMEDRHHTKWVVNKKKIMQKIQPNLNPRAAMGCTGPVLSKRKVMQATTTRLINRIWGEYYSNYSPEDLKEETNYEAKEEDCIEEQEENEDDAEEETPLISENTQKPCLVSSRTKSNYSRDEVQWDGNPVGVTYSGEAIYKCAVVRGEMIAVGGAVLVDLNESNEFPEIYFVEYMFEASDGSKMFHGRMMQQGSQTVLGNAANEREVFLRNECANYDLQDVKQAIAVEVRKMPWGYHHRKDNDNADKIDRARAEERKRKGLPPEYYCKSLYWPERGAFFSLPLDTMGLGSGVCYSCKIKEVNMEKDIFKVNSSRTGFVYIGTEYSVHDFVYVSPNHFSVERETEIFKGGRNVGLKAYVVCQLLEIIVQKELQQAEARSTRVKVRRFFRPEDISSEKAYCSDIREIYYSEDMHLLPAEAIRGKCEVRKKSDIPTCSAAATFDHIFFCEHLYDPSRGSLKQLPANIRLRYSTGSEESDAASRKRKGKCKQGEDEGEREREASQERRLATLDIFAGCGGLSEGLQQAGVSTTKWAIEYEEPAGEAFKLNHPASLVFINNCNVILRAVMEKCGDADECISTSEAMDLAASLDEKIINDLPLPGQVDFINGGPPCQGFSGMNRFSQSTWSKVQCEMILAFLSFVDYFRPKYFLLENVRNFVSFNKGQTFRLTLASLLEMGYQVRFGILEAGAYGVSQSRKRAFIWAASPDEILPEWPEPMHVFSGPELKIMLSENSQYSAVRSTANGAPFRAITVRDTIGDLPAVENGASKTNMEYKNDPVSWFQKKIRGDTAVLTNHISKEMNELNLIRCQKIPKRPGADWRDLPDEKVKLSTGQVVDLIPWCLPNTAKRHNQWKGLFGRLDWEGNFPTSITDPQPMGKVGMCFHPEQDRILTVRECARSQGFPDGYKFAGNIQHKHRQIGNAVPPPLAYALGIKLKEAMYNKGAHGLGQL